A part of uncultured Umboniibacter sp. genomic DNA contains:
- the gloA gene encoding lactoylglutathione lyase, which yields MQLLHTMIRVGNLDRSIAFYTEVLGMKLLRKSDNEAYKYTLAFVGYGEESEGAAVIELTYNWGVEEYELGTAFGHLAIAHPDIYALAGELKTAGANVVREPGPVLGGTTHIAFVEDPDGYKIELIQRDQMANSIG from the coding sequence ATGCAGTTACTTCACACCATGATTCGCGTGGGCAACTTAGATCGATCAATCGCTTTCTATACGGAAGTGCTTGGGATGAAGCTATTGCGAAAAAGCGATAATGAAGCTTACAAGTATACGTTGGCATTTGTTGGCTACGGGGAGGAATCTGAAGGCGCAGCGGTCATCGAACTGACCTATAACTGGGGTGTTGAAGAATACGAATTGGGCACAGCCTTTGGCCACTTAGCGATTGCTCATCCTGATATCTATGCATTAGCTGGTGAGCTCAAAACTGCTGGCGCCAATGTTGTTCGAGAGCCTGGACCCGTATTGGGCGGGACCACCCACATTGCATTTGTTGAGGACCCTGACGGGTATAAGATTGAGCTTATTCAGCGCGATCAAATGGCGAACTCCATCGGATAA
- a CDS encoding MBL fold metallo-hydrolase → MPTSAHLRISALVKPQPQHGEWVRCFTAPNPGPMTGPGTNTWVLGKGPFVVIDPGPNHPGHLESLYLACNKQIAFIALTHTHRDHAAGAAALRELSGAPVLGMTLTPDDGHQELSALPLIPVTKLSDFEVPGVTLTAVATPGHVANHLCFYHLESQMMFVGDHMMNGSTVVIIPPAGHMGSYMASLSALLQYPMEAIGPGHGDVIIEPKLEIERLISHRMTRERKVLSTLSEQWSTLDQILDRVYDDINPMLLPIAKLSLEAHLIKLCEDGRARKQDGEHWLLGSDTWRLN, encoded by the coding sequence ATGCCGACGTCAGCCCACTTGCGGATATCCGCCTTGGTTAAACCGCAACCGCAGCACGGCGAATGGGTGCGGTGTTTCACCGCGCCTAATCCAGGTCCCATGACAGGGCCTGGCACGAATACATGGGTCCTTGGAAAAGGACCCTTTGTTGTTATTGACCCCGGTCCAAATCATCCAGGGCATCTCGAATCGCTTTACCTTGCTTGTAATAAACAGATCGCATTCATTGCCCTGACTCACACTCATCGTGATCACGCAGCGGGTGCTGCTGCGCTGAGAGAGCTTAGTGGCGCCCCCGTTTTAGGCATGACACTCACCCCAGACGACGGTCATCAAGAGCTAAGTGCCTTACCGTTAATTCCCGTTACCAAGTTAAGTGATTTCGAAGTGCCAGGAGTTACGCTGACTGCGGTCGCAACCCCTGGGCATGTCGCGAATCATCTCTGCTTCTATCATCTGGAATCACAAATGATGTTTGTTGGTGATCACATGATGAATGGCTCAACGGTGGTCATCATTCCGCCTGCTGGTCATATGGGCAGTTATATGGCGAGTTTAAGTGCCTTGCTGCAATATCCTATGGAAGCTATTGGGCCTGGTCACGGCGATGTCATCATTGAACCAAAACTCGAGATAGAACGTTTAATCAGTCATCGAATGACACGAGAGCGAAAGGTACTGAGTACGTTGTCTGAACAGTGGTCTACGCTCGACCAGATTCTTGATCGGGTCTATGATGATATTAATCCAATGCTTTTACCTATTGCTAAACTATCCCTTGAGGCACATCTTATTAAATTGTGTGAGGATGGTCGGGCCCGTAAGCAAGACGGTGAACATTGGCTGTTAGGTTCGGATACTTGGCGCTTAAATTAG
- the fabV gene encoding enoyl-ACP reductase FabV — MIIKAKTRGFICTNAHPAGCEKNIRDQIAYVKTQGSIDDMPKRVLVLGSSTGYGMASRISAAFGAGAKTMGVFFEKEPSEKRTATAGWYNTAAFHKVAEEEGLYARSFNGDAFSNQMKADVIAAIKEDFGQVDLVVYSLAAPRRQHPDTGEIFNSVLKPIGQSVTKQGVDTNKDLITEFSLDEASQEEIDQTVAVMGGDDWQRWMTELADAGVLADNAKTTAYTYLGERVTWDIYWHGTIGAAKKDLDRAAKEITEQHSNIGATAHVSVLKAVVTQASSAIPIMPLYLALLFKIMKEEGTHEGCIEQVYRLFTECLYNEAPRTDDEDRYRVDELELTPHVQQEVEALWAKVTTDNLKEISDYLGYKAEFLRLFGFEVDGVDYDADVSPLADIRLG, encoded by the coding sequence ATGATTATTAAAGCTAAGACTCGCGGTTTTATCTGCACCAATGCTCATCCTGCGGGCTGCGAAAAAAACATCCGTGATCAAATTGCCTATGTAAAAACTCAGGGTTCTATCGACGATATGCCAAAGCGCGTTCTAGTTCTGGGCTCATCGACTGGCTATGGAATGGCATCGCGAATTAGTGCGGCGTTCGGTGCTGGAGCGAAAACGATGGGGGTTTTCTTTGAGAAGGAACCATCGGAAAAACGCACGGCAACAGCAGGGTGGTATAACACCGCGGCATTCCATAAAGTTGCAGAAGAAGAGGGCCTATACGCTCGCTCTTTTAATGGTGACGCTTTCTCTAATCAAATGAAGGCTGATGTTATCGCAGCCATTAAAGAGGACTTCGGCCAAGTCGATCTAGTCGTCTATTCGCTCGCCGCGCCGCGCCGCCAACATCCAGACACCGGCGAGATATTTAATTCGGTACTAAAGCCAATTGGCCAGTCCGTGACTAAGCAAGGTGTCGATACCAATAAGGATCTAATCACTGAATTTTCGCTAGACGAAGCGTCACAGGAAGAAATTGATCAGACCGTTGCGGTAATGGGTGGCGATGATTGGCAGCGCTGGATGACGGAATTAGCTGACGCGGGTGTGCTGGCTGACAATGCGAAGACCACTGCGTATACCTACCTTGGTGAACGTGTCACCTGGGATATTTATTGGCATGGCACCATTGGCGCGGCGAAAAAAGATTTGGACCGAGCAGCAAAAGAAATCACGGAACAGCATAGTAACATCGGCGCAACAGCGCACGTCAGCGTGTTGAAAGCGGTGGTTACTCAAGCGAGCTCGGCAATTCCAATTATGCCGCTTTATCTGGCCCTGTTGTTCAAGATTATGAAAGAAGAAGGTACTCATGAGGGCTGTATAGAGCAGGTTTATCGCCTCTTCACTGAGTGTCTTTATAACGAAGCCCCGCGTACAGACGATGAAGACCGCTATCGCGTTGATGAATTGGAATTGACCCCTCATGTTCAGCAGGAGGTTGAAGCGCTTTGGGCGAAGGTAACCACCGATAACCTCAAGGAAATTAGTGATTATCTAGGTTATAAGGCCGAGTTCCTCCGCCTCTTCGGTTTTGAAGTTGACGGTGTTGATTACGATGCCGACGTCAGCCCACTTGCGGATATCCGCCTTGGTTAA
- a CDS encoding dihydrolipoyllysine-residue acetyltransferase: MAIEQVLIPDLGGADSVDVIELCVAVGDTVEIEDSLIVVETDKASLDVPSTVAGVIKAIHVAEGAKVNEGDICVDIETSAEATQSAPEAEAEVASAVEEAPAEVEVAPVAATAPASASASATLDIVVPDLGGADGVDVIEVCVAVGDEVSEGDSLIVLETDKASMEIPAEHSGKIIAFSVTEGGKVNEGEVIGSLQVEGGAAAEESVEEPEATAVTPVAASSATKEVRNVPAPVAAKLPPAATGAGTSNRDSHAGPAVRKLARELGVDLTLISPTGPRGRILKDDLHDFVKNAMKQISQGGSAGASLTEGATGIPPRPTVDFAKFGDVAVEPLSKIDRLTALNMQRSWLNVPHVTQFDDADITDLEEFRKSLKAEGEKRGVKVTPVAFLIKAVASALSQNPKFNSSLDAAMENRITKSYVNVGMAVDTPRGLVVPVIKDADKKGLWEIAADVIELSIKARDGKLKPNEMQGGCFTVSSLGAMGGTGFTPIVNTPEVGILGVSKAQIKPVWNGSEFIPRQMLPLALSYDHCAINGGDAGRFMTTIVAELSDVRRLILN; this comes from the coding sequence ATGGCAATTGAACAGGTTCTAATCCCTGACTTAGGTGGCGCTGATAGCGTCGACGTTATCGAACTCTGCGTAGCAGTAGGTGATACCGTAGAAATTGAAGATTCACTTATCGTCGTTGAAACCGACAAGGCGTCGCTTGATGTTCCTTCCACGGTGGCAGGGGTGATTAAAGCTATCCACGTTGCTGAAGGCGCGAAGGTGAACGAGGGCGATATCTGCGTTGACATCGAAACCTCAGCCGAAGCAACCCAATCTGCACCTGAAGCAGAAGCAGAAGTCGCTTCAGCGGTTGAGGAAGCTCCTGCGGAGGTCGAGGTGGCGCCAGTAGCAGCGACAGCTCCCGCTAGCGCCTCAGCTAGCGCAACCCTTGATATCGTAGTGCCTGATCTAGGCGGAGCCGACGGCGTTGACGTTATTGAAGTTTGTGTTGCCGTGGGTGATGAAGTTAGCGAAGGTGATTCGTTAATCGTCCTTGAAACTGACAAGGCCTCAATGGAGATTCCCGCGGAGCACTCAGGTAAGATCATTGCCTTTTCTGTGACCGAAGGAGGCAAGGTTAATGAAGGCGAGGTCATTGGCTCCCTGCAGGTAGAGGGTGGCGCTGCTGCGGAAGAATCTGTAGAGGAACCTGAAGCCACTGCAGTAACTCCTGTGGCTGCGAGCTCGGCAACTAAAGAAGTGCGTAATGTTCCTGCACCCGTAGCGGCTAAATTACCGCCCGCAGCAACTGGCGCCGGCACGTCAAATCGAGATTCTCATGCTGGACCAGCCGTCCGAAAGCTTGCTCGTGAATTAGGTGTTGATCTTACTTTGATCTCGCCAACAGGGCCGCGCGGTCGAATTTTAAAAGATGATCTCCATGACTTCGTGAAGAATGCCATGAAGCAAATCTCTCAAGGTGGTTCAGCGGGAGCATCGTTAACGGAAGGGGCTACCGGTATTCCACCGCGCCCAACTGTTGATTTTGCCAAGTTTGGTGACGTTGCCGTGGAGCCGCTTAGCAAGATTGATCGGCTGACGGCACTCAACATGCAGCGTTCTTGGTTGAACGTACCGCACGTCACTCAATTCGATGATGCTGATATTACGGATTTAGAAGAATTCCGTAAGTCGCTGAAAGCTGAAGGTGAAAAGCGCGGTGTGAAGGTCACTCCAGTGGCCTTCTTGATCAAAGCGGTTGCCTCAGCACTGTCGCAAAATCCTAAGTTTAATTCGTCTCTCGATGCCGCGATGGAAAATCGTATCACTAAGAGCTATGTAAACGTAGGTATGGCGGTTGATACACCCCGTGGTCTCGTTGTTCCAGTTATCAAAGATGCCGATAAAAAGGGTCTTTGGGAGATTGCAGCGGATGTAATTGAATTGTCGATTAAAGCGCGCGATGGCAAGCTTAAACCGAACGAAATGCAGGGCGGTTGCTTCACGGTATCAAGCTTGGGAGCGATGGGTGGAACTGGGTTCACACCTATCGTAAACACGCCGGAAGTGGGCATCCTCGGGGTGTCGAAGGCGCAGATTAAGCCGGTTTGGAATGGTTCAGAGTTCATTCCTCGTCAGATGTTACCGTTGGCGCTCAGTTATGATCACTGTGCTATCAATGGTGGTGATGCCGGGCGATTTATGACTACCATCGTCGCTGAACTCAGTGATGTAAGACGTTTGATCTTGAACTAA
- the aceE gene encoding pyruvate dehydrogenase (acetyl-transferring), homodimeric type, which yields MQEDLDPIETQEWLDAFDSMLQSSGRGRAAYVLKQLSNRAFGQGIKMPQAVTTPYRNSIPLDEELKMPGDVFIERRIRSLIRWNALAMVMRSNDNDEGLGGHIASFSSAATLYDVGFNYFFRGNEGERMGDLIFVQGHSSPGMYARSFLEGRLDESQLDNFRREVDGNGLSSYPHPWLMPDYWQFPTVSMGLGPLQAIYQAHLMKYQSKRGLVDHGDRQVWAYLGDGECDEPETLGCISLAGREKLDNLNFVINCNLQRLDGPVRGNGKIIQELEGVFRGAGWNVIKVVWGRHWDPLLAADDKGLLQKRMDEVCDGELQNYKNNGGAYTREHFFGKYPELLEMVEHLSDKDIMYLNRGGHDPYKVYAAYAQAVATKDQPTVILAQTVKGYGMGGSGESMNDTHSVKKLSIEDLRNFRDRFDIPLSDAEIESVPYYRPAPDSPEMVYMNKRREELGGTLPQRLHKVETLPTPELSAFSNLTKGSGEREISTTMAFVRALSTLIKDKAIGKRIVPIVPDEARTFGMEGLFRQVGIYSSVGQRYTPHDKDQIMFYKEDEKGQILEEGINEAGAMSAWLAAATSYSTHGYPMVPFYIYYSMFGFQRIGDLAWAAGDSQARGFLIGATSGRTTLNGEGLQHQDGHSHLQAATIPNCISYDPTYAYELAVIIRDGMHRMYELQESKFYYITTMNENWAQPEMPADCEEGIIKGLYRLEQETGKQKLAVQLMGSGAILREVREAAILLRSEFDVDVTVWSMTSANELRRDGLACERHNRLHPTAKKQQQPWITQQLDSERGPVVAATDYMKLYSDQLGQFIPREFTALGTDGFGRSDTRAKLRKFFEVDRWFIVVAALDRLAKQGDIKASVVKDAMKRYGIDADKIDPTTV from the coding sequence ATTCAAGAAGACCTAGATCCAATCGAAACCCAAGAGTGGTTGGATGCATTTGATTCAATGCTGCAAAGTAGCGGCCGTGGCCGAGCAGCATATGTCCTAAAGCAGCTCTCAAATCGTGCTTTTGGCCAGGGCATCAAGATGCCTCAGGCGGTTACAACGCCTTACCGTAACTCTATTCCTTTGGACGAAGAGCTTAAGATGCCTGGTGATGTGTTCATCGAACGTCGAATCCGCTCGCTCATTCGCTGGAATGCTTTGGCGATGGTAATGCGTTCGAACGACAATGATGAAGGGCTTGGTGGCCACATTGCGTCGTTCTCATCGGCGGCAACACTTTACGATGTGGGCTTCAACTATTTCTTCCGTGGTAATGAAGGTGAGCGCATGGGCGATCTGATCTTCGTTCAGGGTCATAGTTCGCCGGGCATGTATGCACGTTCTTTCCTTGAAGGGCGCTTGGACGAATCTCAGTTAGATAACTTCCGCCGTGAGGTGGATGGCAATGGTCTATCGTCGTACCCGCACCCTTGGTTGATGCCTGACTATTGGCAGTTCCCTACCGTTTCTATGGGCTTGGGGCCACTTCAGGCTATCTATCAAGCGCACCTAATGAAATACCAATCCAAGCGCGGATTAGTTGATCACGGTGATCGCCAGGTTTGGGCGTATCTTGGTGATGGTGAGTGTGATGAGCCAGAAACGTTGGGTTGTATTTCACTGGCTGGTCGCGAGAAGCTAGATAACTTGAACTTTGTTATCAACTGTAACCTGCAGCGCCTAGATGGCCCGGTTCGCGGTAACGGCAAGATCATTCAAGAACTTGAAGGTGTGTTCCGTGGAGCAGGCTGGAACGTTATCAAAGTCGTATGGGGTCGCCACTGGGATCCACTTCTAGCAGCTGATGATAAAGGTCTTCTGCAGAAGCGTATGGATGAGGTTTGTGACGGTGAGTTACAGAACTACAAAAACAATGGTGGCGCGTACACTCGTGAGCACTTCTTTGGTAAGTACCCTGAACTCCTAGAGATGGTTGAGCATCTATCTGATAAAGATATTATGTATTTAAACCGTGGTGGTCACGATCCTTACAAAGTATACGCTGCGTATGCACAAGCCGTGGCAACTAAGGATCAACCAACGGTGATCCTTGCTCAAACCGTGAAAGGTTACGGCATGGGTGGTAGTGGTGAGTCGATGAATGATACCCACTCGGTTAAGAAGCTTTCTATCGAAGATCTTCGTAACTTCCGTGATCGTTTCGACATCCCACTAAGCGATGCAGAGATTGAGTCCGTTCCTTATTATCGCCCAGCGCCTGATAGCCCAGAAATGGTCTATATGAATAAGCGTCGTGAAGAGCTTGGCGGTACGCTGCCTCAGCGTCTACATAAGGTCGAAACGCTCCCAACCCCTGAATTGTCAGCCTTTAGCAATCTAACTAAGGGAAGTGGAGAGCGCGAAATTTCCACCACGATGGCGTTTGTGCGTGCTTTATCTACCTTGATAAAGGACAAGGCCATTGGTAAGCGAATTGTGCCAATTGTGCCGGATGAAGCTCGTACCTTTGGAATGGAAGGTTTATTCCGCCAGGTCGGGATTTATTCGTCGGTCGGTCAGCGCTATACCCCGCATGATAAAGATCAAATCATGTTCTACAAAGAAGATGAAAAGGGTCAGATTCTAGAGGAAGGTATTAACGAAGCAGGTGCTATGTCAGCATGGCTGGCAGCCGCTACGAGCTACTCTACTCACGGTTACCCAATGGTGCCGTTCTACATTTACTACTCAATGTTCGGCTTCCAGCGCATCGGCGACTTGGCGTGGGCAGCGGGTGATTCGCAAGCACGTGGATTCCTGATCGGTGCAACATCGGGCCGAACAACATTGAATGGTGAGGGTCTGCAGCATCAAGATGGACACAGTCATTTGCAAGCCGCGACGATTCCTAACTGCATTAGCTATGATCCAACCTATGCTTACGAATTAGCGGTAATTATTCGTGACGGTATGCATCGCATGTACGAGTTGCAGGAAAGTAAGTTCTACTACATCACTACGATGAACGAGAACTGGGCACAGCCTGAGATGCCAGCTGACTGTGAAGAAGGTATTATCAAAGGTTTGTATCGTCTTGAGCAGGAAACAGGAAAGCAGAAACTTGCTGTTCAGTTAATGGGTTCCGGCGCTATTCTTCGCGAAGTTCGTGAAGCCGCTATCCTACTGCGTAGCGAATTTGATGTTGACGTCACGGTTTGGTCAATGACTTCGGCAAACGAACTGCGTCGTGATGGTTTGGCATGTGAACGTCATAATCGATTACATCCAACTGCTAAGAAGCAACAGCAGCCGTGGATTACTCAGCAACTTGATTCTGAGCGTGGCCCAGTGGTTGCGGCAACGGACTATATGAAACTCTACAGCGATCAGTTAGGGCAGTTTATTCCACGTGAATTCACCGCCTTAGGTACCGATGGCTTTGGTCGCTCTGATACGCGCGCTAAATTGCGTAAGTTCTTTGAAGTTGATCGTTGGTTTATCGTAGTTGCTGCGCTTGATCGTCTAGCGAAGCAAGGCGACATCAAGGCTTCTGTTGTGAAAGATGCAATGAAGCGTTACGGCATTGACGCCGACAAAATTGATCCAACTACGGTTTAA
- a CDS encoding AI-2E family transporter produces MSFVGHIKSWFDRVFAEEEALTIVALLLLAIVIMSYLGSFIAPLLAAVVISFLLDSFVKLLTKLGLARGYAVYIVYAAFVGVMVSLVFVLFPEIWRQLSSLFNAAPAIVGELQTGAIHLSEQYPQYLSRTHLDEMFSSASGEVGKLTQKALAYSVSGLQGVMTVAIYLVLVPILVFFMLRDQSAIGTWFEGFLPSRRSRLTSIWGEFIAQCGNYARGKVVEIVVVGMVSFITFSVLGLSYAALLGFLVGVSVIIPFLGAAVVTLPVMLVGYFQWGVSTELLVLFVSYSIIQFLDGNVLVPLLFSEAVKIHPVGIIAAVLIFGGLWGVWGVFFAIPLATLIKALINSWPSMAKQTTKESS; encoded by the coding sequence ATGTCATTCGTAGGCCATATAAAATCCTGGTTCGATCGTGTTTTTGCTGAAGAAGAAGCATTGACTATTGTGGCGCTGCTTTTGCTAGCTATTGTCATCATGTCCTATCTAGGCTCCTTCATCGCGCCGTTGTTAGCGGCGGTCGTTATTAGCTTTCTGTTAGATAGCTTTGTTAAGCTCTTAACCAAACTGGGTCTCGCTAGAGGATACGCAGTCTACATCGTCTATGCGGCTTTTGTGGGTGTTATGGTTAGCTTGGTCTTCGTCCTCTTTCCTGAAATCTGGCGGCAGTTGAGCTCGCTGTTTAATGCTGCGCCCGCCATAGTGGGTGAGTTACAGACCGGGGCAATTCACCTGAGTGAGCAATACCCTCAATATCTATCGAGAACACATCTTGATGAGATGTTTTCATCGGCATCAGGAGAAGTAGGGAAGTTGACTCAGAAGGCGCTCGCCTATAGCGTCAGTGGGTTGCAAGGGGTGATGACGGTAGCAATTTATCTCGTGTTGGTGCCAATATTAGTGTTTTTCATGTTGCGAGATCAAAGTGCTATCGGAACATGGTTCGAGGGGTTTCTCCCTAGCCGACGTTCTCGTCTTACCAGTATTTGGGGTGAGTTTATTGCTCAATGTGGTAATTACGCTCGCGGCAAGGTCGTTGAAATTGTTGTAGTCGGAATGGTTAGTTTTATAACCTTTAGCGTACTTGGGTTGAGTTATGCTGCGCTACTGGGATTCTTAGTAGGAGTTTCGGTCATTATTCCGTTCTTAGGAGCTGCTGTAGTGACACTTCCCGTGATGTTAGTGGGCTATTTCCAATGGGGTGTGTCAACAGAGCTCCTTGTTCTTTTCGTTTCCTATTCCATTATTCAGTTTTTAGATGGTAATGTTCTTGTACCGCTTTTGTTTTCCGAGGCCGTCAAGATTCACCCTGTCGGCATTATCGCCGCCGTTCTGATTTTCGGTGGTCTTTGGGGAGTCTGGGGGGTGTTTTTTGCCATACCTCTAGCCACCCTTATTAAAGCGTTGATCAACTCGTGGCCGTCTATGGCAAAGCAGACAACGAAAGAATCCAGCTAA